TATGTGCCTTATCAGGCAAGTTTATTACGCCACATCGAAACATTTGCATCATTTTAACTGAAACATCACATAGAAGAAATGAACGAACTGTTATCAGAAGCGTGTTTCAGTGCATATATTCCAATGTTCATTGAAACATTGATATTGCTAGCACGACTTTCAAGATGTTCCATGGTGCGGATCTAGGAACAGTTTTAAACTGCCATCAGTTACGGGGGACAAATATACGCAAAAGCCGTGGACATCTTGATGTTCCACAGATCAGCAGTTTTTGCAAGGCACTGCAACATCCTCAGGCACTGGTGAAGACACATGCTCAGCATTACCTATCATACAATGAATTCCATGCCAAATTGCATCCGGTCTACAATCACACTTTGTTATCCTGTGCGCCTTCAAGCTTAGGCCTTTTGTAGTCATCTCTTCCATTCTGCTCATGTCTTCCAGCAAGCTGAGCATCATGGCCCTTGTCATGCTTCAATATGTGATCATCCTGCTGGGACTTGTGCTCATAACCATCACTTTGCTTATCAAATGGTTGAGGGTGTTGTTCTTTACTGTTCCTTGGAAACTCCCCATCATCAGCAGTCGTTGCCACACTCTGTTCGCCATTGTGGCCATTCTCCATTGCAAGGTCAACATGTTGAAGATCCGGTGGAGGCATGCTACCATGGGACAAATTCTGCCTCTTATCCTGCTTGATCTTCTCATCCTCAACAGCCAATTCAACACCATGTTCTAGCTCTCTCTCAAgtagatcatcatcatccatcacaTTTACATTTGTAGCAACTCCACCTTTTGATTTTCTTCGCTTCTCTAAAGCTGCTTTTACCTTATCCTTGTCAATTTTATTCATAGCATCCATCCTTGAGGATGACACACCAGGAGCTTCATTGCCACCAAGAACACCATCTCTTGTTTCATTAGAGTTATCGTGTGATCGATGTGGTTGGTGTTCTTCCTTTGGATTACGAAACTCATGACTGGACTTGGAATGATGTTGTCCTGGTGAGGATTTTTTGTCACGATGAGATCTGTCCGTTCCAGCATCAGATTTAATTCCACTCTTGCTGCTCTTATCTTTGCTGCCACCATGgttaccattgtcattttgaaGCATTTTCGGGCCAGAAATATGCTTGTCTGAATTCGAGTGTCCAACGTCATGGTGACCTGGAGCACCTGTCAAGGAAGAATTTGGCAGTTTGGATGCCTGATGATATCCATGAGCAGATGGTTCCTTGGAGTTTGCTTCAGATTTTACAGATGAATGTGGATTGCGCGCACCAGCAGAGCTCCCTTCAGCTTCACTTCCCTGTGATGCTTGTGCCTGTGTTGTACGGTTTTGCTCATACAACTCCAACATTTGATTGCTAACCTCTGCAATCATGGACGACAGGAATGTTTTTATTGTCAGATGAGATATGTGCACGTCAGACCACATTGttataataaaataataatgataactaagtttgtattaagaagaaacgGGGAGACACCCTTACAAACACACACATGCCAATAGTTTAATAAAATAATAGCTAATAATTAGGATAATAATAAGAATTTCCATGTAGTGCATAGTTACTTCCTGGTCTTTAGAGGCTACTAGATTTCTGACAGCTGGAAAGTTGCTAGTACTTTTGTTGTTTCTTGGTTCCAACCAAACAGTAAGGTATTTGGCCTCCTAAGCACAATGGTTTGTGACAAGTGACCATTAAGAATTAGAAGATGATTGCTGTTTTGTGTATTATTAAACCTAATTGCATTTGGAACAGTGCTCTTCTAAAGATATAGCATAGCTCTAAAAGGTTAACATTAATAATAAAAAGAAATGTGTACACTAAAAAATATCACTTGTAGACAACTTCAATATACCCCACAAACAAAAAGGCCGTAATATAGCAGCACGTAGAACCTACAAATATACAAGCTGGCTGTGGCTGGGGCAGCGGGCCCGTCAGGGTGCGCGCTGCGTTGGGAAGAAACAGGTGAaaggctggaggaagaagataacgaTTGGTCGTGGGATGCAGATCAAACGGTGAACAAAATTAGAGTGTCAGGAAGCTCTAAGACACTCAGGTGTGCCAAGGACACTCTCAAGAGAAAAACAAGCCCATATCTAGGGTGGATAGCATGCCCAGAAAATTGCCTGATGCAAAGCCCTCATTTGACAACGCTTGTTAGGCTAAACTATGTATACTTCTGGTTGTATCTATTTTTCTTAGAATAGCCTTAAAACTATGTTACTTTCCTCTGCAAAGGCATGCAAATGGCTAACATGTACAGTTTTTTGGAAATTGGATTGTATAATGAATTAAGACACAGAAAAGGTATTATGACATTATAAAAGTCCAAAAAAACATGTGGGACGAAATGTATTTTCAGCTTTAGAAACAATGATAAAAAAATCTAATCTTTTCTTCCCGTGAAAATTTCGGTTTGAAGGAATTTAGAAACTTCATGATACTAAAACTCATGGTAACAATTCAATCAACGCATGCCAAACCATTTGCAGAACAAATAAACAACATAGAGCAACTGGAAACATTTCATACTTTACAAATAAAAACCAACCTTCAAGCTGTCGTGGTGTGACATCAAAATCCTGCCACCAAATCTTATCACCATCAGATGGAAGCTTCACTTTGAGAAATTTAGCAGCCAAAAAGATAGCACCTGCTGCAATATGATGAGGCTCG
This sequence is a window from Setaria italica strain Yugu1 chromosome III, Setaria_italica_v2.0, whole genome shotgun sequence. Protein-coding genes within it:
- the LOC101762552 gene encoding cyclin-T1-4 produces the protein MAMVPSDSSHHGVVDNSPNGFTQGRREEARKLGPSWYFSRKEIEENSPSRRDGIDLKRENSLRKSYCSFLQDLGMKLKVPQVSIATAMVFCHRFYLRQSHAKNDRRIIATVCMFLAGKVEETPRPLKDVIVVSYEIIHKKDPNAGQRIKQQKEIYDKQKELILLGERVVLVTLGFDLNIHHAYKPLVEAIRRFNVGGANALPQVAWNFVNDGLRTSLCLQFEPHHIAAGAIFLAAKFLKVKLPSDGDKIWWQDFDVTPRQLEEVSNQMLELYEQNRTTQAQASQGSEAEGSSAGARNPHSSVKSEANSKEPSAHGYHQASKLPNSSLTGAPGHHDVGHSNSDKHISGPKMLQNDNGNHGGSKDKSSKSGIKSDAGTDRSHRDKKSSPGQHHSKSSHEFRNPKEEHQPHRSHDNSNETRDGVLGGNEAPGVSSSRMDAMNKIDKDKVKAALEKRRKSKGGVATNVNVMDDDDLLERELEHGVELAVEDEKIKQDKRQNLSHGSMPPPDLQHVDLAMENGHNGEQSVATTADDGEFPRNSKEQHPQPFDKQSDGYEHKSQQDDHILKHDKGHDAQLAGRHEQNGRDDYKRPKLEGAQDNKV